A window of the Pantoea sp. Lij88 genome harbors these coding sequences:
- the crtB gene encoding 15-cis-phytoene synthase CrtB, with product MNSPSLLDHAVETMEVGSKSFATASKLFDAKTRRSVLMLYSWCRHCDDVIDDQVLGFSNETPSLQSAEQRLAQLEMKTRQAYAGSQMHEPAFAAFQEVAMAHDILPAYAFDHLAGFAMDVQETRYQTLDDTLRYCYHVAGVVGLMMAQIMGVRDNATLDRACDLGLAFQLTNIARDIVEDAEAGRCYLPAEWLAEEGLTRETLAAPQNRQALSRVARRLVETAEPYYHSALAGLPGLPLRSAWAIATARQVYRKIGMKVVQAGSQAWDKRQSTSTPEKLAMLVAASGQAVTSRMARHAPRPASLWQRPV from the coding sequence TTGAATAGTCCGTCACTGCTCGATCATGCTGTAGAAACTATGGAAGTGGGTTCGAAAAGTTTTGCCACCGCATCGAAGCTTTTTGATGCCAAAACCCGGCGCAGTGTGCTGATGCTCTACTCCTGGTGTCGTCACTGTGACGATGTGATCGACGATCAGGTACTGGGCTTCAGCAACGAGACCCCGTCGCTGCAATCTGCCGAACAGCGCCTGGCGCAGCTGGAGATGAAAACCCGTCAGGCCTATGCCGGTTCGCAGATGCATGAACCCGCCTTTGCGGCCTTTCAGGAGGTGGCAATGGCGCACGACATTCTGCCCGCCTACGCCTTTGATCATCTGGCAGGCTTTGCGATGGATGTGCAGGAGACCCGCTATCAGACGCTGGATGATACGCTGCGCTATTGCTATCACGTAGCGGGCGTGGTGGGTCTGATGATGGCGCAGATTATGGGCGTGCGCGACAACGCCACGCTGGATCGCGCCTGCGATCTCGGCCTGGCGTTTCAGCTGACCAATATTGCGCGTGATATCGTTGAGGATGCTGAAGCGGGGCGGTGTTATCTGCCCGCAGAGTGGCTGGCTGAAGAGGGACTGACGCGGGAGACGCTGGCCGCGCCGCAAAATCGGCAGGCGCTCAGCCGCGTTGCCCGTCGGCTGGTGGAAACGGCAGAGCCTTATTACCATTCGGCATTGGCAGGCCTGCCAGGTTTACCGCTGCGCTCAGCGTGGGCGATTGCGACGGCAAGGCAGGTCTATCGTAAGATTGGAATGAAGGTGGTTCAGGCGGGTTCACAGGCGTGGGATAAACGCCAGTCCACCAGCACGCCTGAGAAACTGGCTATGCTGGTAGCGGCATCAGGTCAGGCGGTTACTTCCCGGATGGCGCGTCATGCTCCACGCCCGGCTTCCCTCTGGCAGCGCCCCGTTTGA
- a CDS encoding fimbria/pilus outer membrane usher protein — MKPFYASPWLAGVPGLMLILFCPLRGARADDYFNPAALEFSSDQHNAADLHYFAREGGQQPGTYPVTLLLNNRVIDSRDVTFVQGKNGLVPQLTVADLSGMGVNVEGFSAFSHLKKDEAVDELGDFIPDASTDFDFAHQQLNLSIPQIALKMKDRGYVDPASWDEGVSAAFVNYNLTGSSSRTESQRWNATLLSLRSGANFGAWRLRNIATWRYDLVSHWQSQTTYLERDLKTLKSQFRVGDTYTSGDVFDSVQFRGVQIMSDDTMLPESQRGFAPVIHGIAHSNARVTVSQHGYVIYETVVAPGAFEIKDLYPTAQSGDLDITINESDGSVRTFTQPYSAVPYMLRQGHLKYSLSGGRYHYSGSNNLRSPEFVQSTLFYGLPHDFTAFGGAQLAQNYHAVAVGLGKSLGDFGSLGTDVTVARTRLPQGQSSRGQSVRAQYQKNFASTQTTFSMASYRYSSSGFYAFSEANAMTRQAGYVANKRSRSEISISQGIGDYGSLSASAYVQRYWRSNSEDRTLHLGFYSNVKGISWGVAGFYTDSTRARKADRAVSFNVSIPLSAFLSDSAVSYSMNASNDGDVSQQVSLSGSALQNNNLHYNLQQGHDSQGQNVNSNGSLDYRGSRGSVSAGVSHDRHSSEFNYGLSGGIVAHANGITLSQPLGDTFAIVRVPDTADVGIQSSSNVVTDGRGYAIVPSLSPYHENAIELETETLPDNVDVELDGQTAIPTRGAIVMADYATHVGNRVLFTLTWQDAFPPFGATGKIALAAEDKNSSTSGIVAEKGELYLSGVPAEGVIEVMWQEEGVQKSCRAPFRLSAASGTNPVRLVPAVCQSSTGI, encoded by the coding sequence GTGAAACCGTTTTATGCCTCTCCCTGGCTGGCTGGCGTTCCGGGTCTGATGCTGATTCTGTTCTGCCCGCTACGCGGCGCGCGCGCGGATGACTACTTTAATCCGGCGGCGCTGGAGTTTTCATCCGACCAGCATAACGCCGCCGATCTCCACTATTTTGCCCGTGAGGGCGGCCAGCAACCCGGCACTTATCCTGTCACGCTGTTGCTCAATAACAGAGTCATCGATAGCCGGGATGTCACTTTTGTGCAGGGCAAAAACGGGCTGGTTCCGCAACTGACGGTGGCAGATCTGTCAGGGATGGGGGTAAACGTAGAAGGTTTCTCTGCGTTCAGCCATCTGAAGAAAGATGAGGCGGTTGATGAGCTGGGTGATTTCATCCCCGATGCCTCGACCGACTTTGATTTTGCGCATCAGCAGTTGAACCTCTCAATCCCCCAGATCGCCCTGAAGATGAAAGATCGCGGTTATGTCGATCCTGCGAGCTGGGATGAGGGCGTCTCTGCCGCTTTTGTGAACTACAACCTTACCGGAAGCAGCAGCCGGACTGAGAGCCAGCGCTGGAACGCGACGCTGCTCAGCCTGCGCAGCGGGGCCAATTTTGGTGCATGGCGGCTGCGTAACATCGCCACCTGGCGCTACGATCTGGTCAGCCACTGGCAATCCCAGACGACGTATCTGGAGCGCGATCTTAAGACACTGAAAAGTCAGTTTCGGGTAGGGGATACCTACACCTCCGGAGACGTTTTTGACAGCGTGCAGTTTCGCGGTGTGCAGATCATGTCTGATGACACCATGCTGCCCGAAAGTCAGCGCGGCTTTGCGCCGGTGATCCACGGCATCGCCCATAGCAACGCCCGTGTGACGGTGAGTCAGCATGGCTATGTGATTTATGAAACCGTGGTCGCGCCGGGTGCATTCGAAATCAAAGATCTCTATCCCACGGCGCAGAGTGGTGACCTCGACATCACCATTAATGAAAGCGATGGCTCGGTGCGCACCTTCACCCAGCCTTACTCTGCGGTGCCTTATATGCTGCGGCAGGGACATCTGAAATACAGCCTCAGTGGCGGTCGTTATCACTATTCCGGCAGCAATAATCTGCGTTCGCCTGAGTTTGTGCAATCCACCCTGTTTTATGGATTGCCGCATGACTTTACCGCCTTTGGTGGCGCACAGCTTGCGCAGAACTATCACGCTGTGGCGGTGGGCCTGGGTAAAAGCCTGGGCGATTTTGGCTCGCTGGGGACCGATGTCACCGTGGCCAGAACCCGTTTGCCACAGGGCCAGAGCAGCCGTGGTCAGTCCGTGCGCGCGCAGTATCAAAAAAATTTCGCCTCAACCCAAACCACCTTCAGCATGGCAAGCTATCGCTACTCTTCCAGCGGCTTCTATGCCTTCAGCGAAGCGAATGCGATGACCCGCCAGGCAGGCTATGTGGCTAACAAACGCAGCCGCTCGGAGATTTCGATCTCTCAGGGGATCGGTGACTATGGCAGCCTCAGCGCCTCTGCCTATGTGCAGCGCTACTGGCGATCAAATAGTGAAGATCGCACTCTGCATCTCGGTTTCTACAGCAATGTCAAAGGCATTTCATGGGGCGTGGCCGGGTTTTACACCGACTCGACCCGCGCACGTAAAGCTGACCGCGCGGTCTCGTTCAATGTCTCCATCCCCCTCAGCGCATTCCTGTCAGACAGCGCCGTCAGCTACAGCATGAATGCCAGCAATGATGGGGATGTCTCGCAGCAGGTCAGCCTGTCGGGCAGTGCGTTGCAGAACAACAACCTGCATTACAACCTGCAGCAGGGCCACGACAGCCAGGGACAGAATGTGAACAGCAACGGCTCGCTGGACTATCGCGGCAGTCGCGGCAGCGTCAGTGCCGGAGTCAGTCACGATCGGCACAGCAGCGAGTTTAACTATGGTCTGTCGGGCGGCATCGTCGCGCATGCAAACGGCATTACGCTGAGCCAGCCTCTGGGCGACACATTCGCCATCGTTCGGGTGCCGGATACGGCAGATGTGGGGATTCAGAGCAGCAGTAATGTGGTCACCGATGGTCGTGGCTATGCCATTGTGCCTTCACTCTCGCCTTACCATGAAAATGCGATTGAACTGGAAACGGAAACGCTGCCCGACAACGTTGATGTCGAACTGGATGGACAAACGGCTATCCCAACACGTGGAGCGATTGTGATGGCCGACTACGCGACTCACGTGGGGAATCGGGTGCTGTTCACGCTGACCTGGCAGGACGCCTTCCCGCCTTTTGGCGCGACGGGGAAAATTGCACTCGCTGCAGAAGATAAAAATAGCAGCACCAGCGGCATCGTCGCTGAAAAAGGCGAACTCTATCTGAGCGGTGTGCCCGCTGAGGGCGTCATTGAGGTGATGTGGCAGGAAGAGGGGGTGCAGAAAAGCTGTCGAGCGCCATTCCGCCTGTCCGCCGCCAGCGGCACCAATCCGGTCAGACTGGTTCCGGCGGTTTGCCAGTCATCCACAGGAATTTAA
- a CDS encoding fimbrial protein, giving the protein MKSAQHLMKGTLLVLPALVSLPALAQESCQGVSQVVVQVHNVNYVPGAADGTPISAQMPLQSTNAFTCNKNSGEQGYNYKDMGFQINAEESGLQTTIAGGHNTPIYRVPGVDSIGFAIGFKEPSYCGGAFSDTTGKGKISSVCNAQTSPQFNSANVITLQSYVVFYKIPGQRSPLNPGDQPASVGEANIGNASLNVGDSAASSQPINDKPLIFLSSFTVQYGSCAVVTSQSAINVDMGKVSKAEFTGIGSRAGSQKGFQIQVMCEHSAAVKVGFFGMATQSDKDAISLTPQSNSASGVGIALTYGPGLQVPEGQRVPLNVSTDQLPVLTTVSTPNQAASMAFNAQYIQTDGQVMAGKADSTVTFNLVYN; this is encoded by the coding sequence ATGAAATCAGCTCAGCATTTAATGAAAGGTACCCTGCTGGTTCTCCCGGCTCTTGTCTCTTTGCCCGCACTGGCGCAGGAGTCCTGTCAGGGTGTCAGCCAGGTGGTGGTACAGGTGCATAACGTCAACTATGTGCCGGGTGCAGCCGATGGCACACCTATTTCGGCGCAGATGCCACTGCAAAGTACCAATGCCTTTACCTGTAACAAGAACAGCGGCGAGCAGGGCTATAACTACAAAGACATGGGATTTCAGATTAACGCGGAAGAGTCCGGGTTACAGACGACTATTGCAGGCGGACACAATACGCCGATATACCGTGTTCCGGGTGTCGACAGCATCGGTTTCGCTATCGGTTTCAAAGAGCCGTCTTATTGTGGCGGTGCCTTCTCTGATACCACCGGCAAGGGCAAAATCAGTTCAGTCTGTAACGCTCAGACCAGCCCGCAGTTTAACTCTGCGAATGTCATCACCCTTCAGTCCTACGTGGTGTTCTATAAAATCCCCGGTCAGCGATCGCCGCTGAATCCTGGCGATCAGCCGGCCAGCGTGGGTGAGGCTAACATTGGCAATGCCAGCTTAAACGTGGGGGACAGCGCCGCCAGCAGCCAGCCCATCAATGACAAGCCGCTGATTTTCCTCTCCAGCTTTACCGTGCAGTATGGCAGCTGTGCTGTAGTTACCTCGCAGTCCGCCATTAATGTCGATATGGGTAAAGTGAGTAAGGCCGAGTTTACCGGCATCGGCAGCCGGGCGGGAAGCCAGAAGGGCTTTCAGATTCAGGTGATGTGCGAGCACAGCGCGGCGGTGAAAGTCGGTTTCTTCGGTATGGCGACCCAGAGCGATAAAGATGCCATCAGCCTGACGCCGCAGAGTAATTCTGCTTCCGGCGTAGGCATCGCCCTGACCTATGGGCCCGGCCTGCAGGTTCCGGAAGGGCAGCGGGTGCCGCTGAATGTCTCAACCGACCAGTTGCCGGTGCTGACCACCGTCTCCACACCCAATCAGGCGGCGTCGATGGCGTTTAACGCGCAATATATTCAGACAGACGGCCAGGTGATGGCGGGGAAAGCAGACAGCACCGTCACCTTTAATCTGGTCTATAACTAA
- a CDS encoding molecular chaperone, whose protein sequence is MFKLIKLISLFSACMLSMAAHAGVVMGGTRIIFVEGKKEATLSVTNQDKNIPYLIESWLENFNADNHSRVPFIVTPPLFRLDAGKENLLRINYLGIPLPKDRESVFWLNVKSISPTPRDKSNQLQVNIKSKFKLFYRPEGLAGDPAEAWQQLSFRHEDNKLIAHNPTPYFVSFYSLSVSHHDIKDPGMIGPGEDRQWNVAESGAVTWSAINDYGGITEQRTR, encoded by the coding sequence ATGTTTAAGTTAATAAAACTTATTTCGCTTTTCTCTGCGTGTATGCTGAGCATGGCTGCTCATGCGGGTGTTGTGATGGGAGGGACGCGTATTATTTTTGTAGAAGGAAAAAAGGAGGCGACCCTTTCAGTCACCAATCAGGATAAAAATATTCCCTATCTGATTGAATCCTGGCTAGAGAATTTTAATGCAGATAACCACAGTCGCGTGCCTTTTATTGTCACGCCACCGCTGTTCCGTCTTGATGCAGGAAAAGAGAATCTGTTAAGGATTAATTATCTGGGGATACCGCTGCCGAAAGATCGGGAATCGGTATTCTGGCTGAATGTGAAATCTATTTCACCCACCCCGCGCGATAAAAGTAATCAGCTGCAGGTCAATATTAAATCAAAATTCAAACTCTTTTACCGGCCTGAAGGACTGGCGGGGGATCCTGCTGAGGCCTGGCAACAACTCTCGTTCCGCCATGAAGACAATAAGCTGATCGCGCATAACCCAACGCCTTACTTTGTCTCATTTTATTCGCTCAGCGTGAGTCATCACGACATCAAAGATCCTGGCATGATTGGCCCAGGCGAAGATCGCCAGTGGAACGTCGCGGAGTCTGGCGCAGTGACCTGGTCGGCCATTAATGATTATGGCGGCATCACTGAACAACGTACGCGCTAG
- the crtY gene encoding lycopene beta-cyclase CrtY — protein MPQYDLILVGAGLANGLIALRLRQQRPALRILLIDAESEPGAHHTWSFHAEDLTETQHHWVAPLVVHHWPGYEVRFPQRNRSLQSGYFCVTAERFAQVIRDRFAPDLLLNTRVASIASRSVTLEDGRVLETDAVIDGRGYQPDAALRMGFQAFVGQEWQLSAPHGLTAPIIMDATVDQQAGYRFVYSLPFSADTLLIEDTHYIDNATLEGECARQNIRDYAAQQGWQLNRLLREEQGALPITLTGDIAAFWQKRDLPCSGLRAGLFHPTTGYSLPLAVALADRLAQMQTFTSETLHATIAQFASQTWQQQRFFRMLNRMLFLAGPADQRWQVMQRFYGLPEGLIARFYAGKLTLPDRLRILSGKPPVPVLAALQAIMTPHRQQAMQ, from the coding sequence ATGCCGCAGTATGATCTGATTCTGGTGGGTGCCGGGCTGGCGAACGGGCTGATTGCTCTGCGACTGCGTCAGCAGCGGCCCGCCCTGCGCATTCTGCTGATTGATGCCGAAAGTGAGCCGGGCGCGCATCACACCTGGTCGTTTCATGCGGAAGATCTCACTGAAACGCAGCATCACTGGGTTGCTCCGCTGGTGGTTCACCACTGGCCCGGTTACGAGGTGCGCTTTCCGCAACGAAACCGTTCCCTGCAAAGTGGCTATTTCTGCGTAACCGCAGAACGTTTCGCGCAGGTTATCCGCGACCGGTTTGCACCGGATCTGCTGCTGAACACCAGGGTGGCGAGCATCGCTTCACGCTCAGTCACGCTGGAGGATGGACGGGTACTGGAAACAGACGCGGTCATCGATGGCCGGGGCTATCAGCCCGATGCCGCGCTGCGGATGGGCTTTCAGGCTTTTGTCGGGCAGGAGTGGCAGCTCAGTGCGCCACACGGTCTGACCGCACCGATCATTATGGACGCGACGGTGGATCAGCAGGCAGGCTATCGCTTTGTCTACAGCCTGCCCTTTTCAGCCGATACGCTGCTGATTGAAGATACTCACTATATTGATAACGCCACGCTGGAGGGCGAGTGCGCCCGTCAGAATATCCGTGACTATGCCGCGCAGCAGGGCTGGCAATTAAACCGGCTGCTGCGCGAAGAACAGGGCGCATTGCCGATTACGCTGACTGGCGACATTGCCGCTTTCTGGCAGAAACGCGATTTACCCTGCAGCGGTCTGCGTGCCGGGCTATTCCATCCCACCACCGGTTACTCACTGCCGCTGGCGGTCGCGCTGGCTGATCGGCTGGCGCAGATGCAGACGTTTACCTCTGAGACTCTGCACGCCACCATTGCGCAATTTGCTTCACAGACCTGGCAGCAGCAGCGCTTCTTTCGCATGCTGAACCGGATGCTGTTTCTGGCCGGTCCGGCGGATCAGCGCTGGCAGGTGATGCAACGTTTTTACGGCCTTCCCGAAGGTCTGATCGCCCGTTTTTATGCGGGAAAACTCACTTTGCCTGATCGGCTGCGTATCCTGAGCGGCAAGCCACCGGTTCCCGTACTGGCGGCATTACAGGCTATTATGACCCCTCACCGTCAACAGGCGATGCAATGA
- a CDS encoding fimbrial protein: MNIKKRILPVALAGLMISGTALAAATDGPSPINPNPGTSAGTQGAGGEVKFTGEITDVSCNVSTASKNQTVDLGKWAKSYFESRTETTETPFTISVKDCPTSVKAVAVLFDGDKDSSDNTLLKVASGGATGVGIKLYESDRHTPVSIGAISKAVNVVAATEGGSADLNFFASYKSDGAEISVGKANSVSNFVMVYN; encoded by the coding sequence AAACGTATTCTGCCAGTGGCGCTGGCTGGCCTTATGATTTCCGGAACAGCATTAGCCGCAGCGACTGACGGCCCATCCCCTATTAATCCTAATCCGGGTACGTCAGCAGGAACCCAGGGTGCCGGTGGCGAAGTGAAATTTACCGGTGAAATTACCGATGTTTCCTGCAACGTCTCTACCGCCAGTAAAAATCAGACGGTGGATTTAGGTAAGTGGGCAAAATCATATTTTGAAAGCCGCACTGAAACCACGGAAACGCCATTCACTATTTCTGTCAAAGACTGCCCGACATCGGTTAAGGCCGTGGCTGTCCTGTTCGATGGCGATAAAGATAGCAGTGACAATACGCTGCTGAAAGTCGCCAGCGGCGGTGCAACCGGCGTGGGCATTAAGCTCTATGAATCTGACCGTCATACGCCGGTTTCGATTGGTGCCATCTCTAAAGCGGTCAACGTTGTTGCGGCCACTGAAGGCGGTTCAGCCGACCTGAATTTCTTCGCCAGCTATAAAAGTGACGGTGCTGAAATTAGTGTTGGCAAGGCCAACTCAGTGTCTAACTTTGTGATGGTTTATAACTGA
- a CDS encoding phytoene desaturase: MNRTTVIGAGFGGLALAIRLQASGIPTRLLEQRDKPGGRAYVYEDQGYTFDAGPTVITDPSAIEELFTLAGKKLSDYVELMPVKPFYRLCWESGKVFSYDNDQPALEAQIAAFNPRDVEGYRRFLDYSRAVFAEGYLKLGTVPFLSFRDMLRAAPQLAKLQAWRSVYSKVASYIEDEHLRQAFSFHSLLVGGNPFATSSIYTLIHALEREWGVWFPRGGTGALVQGMVKLFEDLGGEVELNASVARLETLENKITAVHLEDGRVFPTRAVASNADVVHTYRDLLSQHPASMAQGKSLQNKRMSNSLFVIYFGLNHHHDQLAHHTVCFGPRYRELIDEIFNKDALAEDFSLYLHAPCVTDPSLAPEGCGSYYVLAPVPHLGTADIDWAVEGPRLRDRIFDYLEQHYMPGLRSQLVTHRIFTPFDFRDELNAYQGSAFSVEPILTQSAWFRPHNRDKNINNLYLVGAGTHPGAGIPGVIGSAKATAGLMLEDLA; the protein is encoded by the coding sequence ATGAATAGAACCACAGTAATTGGCGCAGGCTTTGGTGGTCTGGCTCTGGCCATTCGCCTTCAGGCGTCAGGCATTCCCACCCGTCTGCTGGAGCAGCGTGACAAGCCGGGCGGCCGGGCATATGTCTACGAAGATCAGGGCTACACCTTTGATGCCGGCCCGACGGTAATCACCGATCCCAGCGCCATTGAAGAGCTGTTCACCCTGGCGGGCAAAAAGCTCTCTGACTATGTCGAGCTGATGCCGGTCAAGCCGTTTTATCGCCTCTGCTGGGAGTCCGGCAAGGTGTTCAGTTATGACAACGATCAGCCCGCGCTGGAAGCGCAGATTGCTGCGTTTAATCCGCGTGACGTTGAAGGCTATCGTCGCTTCCTGGATTATTCGCGCGCGGTGTTTGCGGAGGGTTATCTGAAGCTCGGCACCGTGCCGTTTCTGTCGTTCCGCGACATGCTGCGTGCCGCACCGCAACTGGCGAAACTGCAGGCGTGGCGCAGTGTCTACAGCAAAGTGGCCAGCTACATTGAAGATGAGCATCTTCGTCAGGCCTTCTCTTTCCACTCGCTGCTGGTGGGCGGAAACCCGTTTGCCACCTCATCTATCTATACCCTGATTCATGCGCTGGAACGCGAATGGGGTGTCTGGTTCCCCCGCGGTGGCACCGGCGCGCTGGTGCAGGGCATGGTGAAACTGTTCGAGGATCTGGGCGGCGAAGTGGAGCTGAATGCCAGCGTTGCCCGGCTGGAGACGCTGGAAAATAAAATCACCGCCGTGCATCTGGAAGATGGCCGGGTATTCCCGACCCGCGCGGTTGCCTCCAATGCGGATGTGGTTCACACCTATCGCGATCTGCTGAGCCAGCATCCGGCCTCGATGGCACAGGGGAAATCCCTGCAGAACAAGCGCATGAGCAATTCGCTGTTCGTGATCTATTTCGGCCTGAATCACCATCACGATCAGCTGGCGCACCACACGGTCTGCTTCGGTCCGCGCTACCGCGAATTGATTGATGAGATCTTTAACAAAGACGCCCTGGCAGAAGACTTCTCACTCTATCTGCATGCGCCCTGCGTGACCGATCCCTCCCTGGCACCCGAAGGCTGCGGCAGTTATTACGTGCTGGCTCCCGTGCCGCACCTTGGCACTGCCGATATTGACTGGGCCGTTGAGGGTCCGCGCCTGCGCGATCGCATCTTCGACTATCTGGAACAGCACTACATGCCGGGCCTGCGCAGTCAGCTGGTGACGCACCGCATCTTCACGCCGTTTGATTTCCGCGATGAGCTGAACGCATATCAGGGTTCGGCATTCTCGGTGGAGCCGATCCTGACGCAGAGCGCCTGGTTCCGGCCTCACAACCGCGATAAGAATATCAATAACCTGTACCTGGTCGGGGCTGGCACCCATCCGGGTGCGGGTATTCCCGGCGTGATTGGTTCGGCTAAAGCCACCGCAGGATTGATGCTGGAGGATCTGGCTTGA
- a CDS encoding sterol desaturase family protein: MLWIWNALIVLVTVIGMEITAALAHKYIMHGWGWGWHLSHHEPHKGWFEVNDLYAVVFACLSILLIYLGSTGVWPLQWIGAGMTLYGLLYFIVHDGLVHQRWPFRYVPRRGYLRRLYMAHRMHHAVRGKEDCVSFGFLYAPPLSKLQATLRERHGVKRGAARGKPGVEHDAPSGK, encoded by the coding sequence ATGTTGTGGATTTGGAATGCCCTGATTGTTCTGGTCACCGTTATTGGTATGGAGATAACGGCTGCACTGGCGCACAAATATATTATGCATGGCTGGGGGTGGGGCTGGCATCTGTCACATCATGAACCGCATAAAGGCTGGTTTGAGGTTAACGACCTCTATGCTGTCGTCTTCGCCTGCCTGTCGATTTTGCTTATTTATCTGGGCAGCACTGGTGTCTGGCCATTGCAGTGGATCGGCGCAGGGATGACGCTCTACGGCCTGCTCTATTTTATTGTCCATGACGGCCTGGTCCATCAGCGCTGGCCATTCCGCTATGTTCCGCGCCGGGGTTATCTGCGCCGACTCTACATGGCGCACCGCATGCATCATGCGGTACGCGGGAAAGAGGATTGTGTGTCGTTTGGTTTCCTTTATGCGCCGCCGCTGTCAAAACTGCAGGCGACGCTGCGGGAACGTCACGGTGTCAAACGGGGCGCTGCCAGAGGGAAGCCGGGCGTGGAGCATGACGCGCCATCCGGGAAGTAA